GCCCCGACCGCTCCCGGGTGCAGGCTCCACTTCCGACTCTCGGGGCGGTCGAGGCGATCCCGCGCGACGCGGTCGAACGGATGTGCGCCGGCTTTCAGACGCGGTGTCATTCGTCGGAGCGCACGGCGCCGGATGACGCGAACGGTGTGCCCGCGGCATCCGTGATCTCGGACCGGACGATCTCCGCCCCCGCGCACAATGCAGCGAGCTTTCCCCGTGCGACCGTGGATGCCAGCGGCGCCATGCCGCAGTTGGTTGAGGGATAGAGCTTGTCCGCGTCGACGAAGGGCAGCACCGCCCGGAGGGTCGCGGCAACCTCATCGGGTGTTTCGATGGTGCTTGTCGCGACGTCGATCGCGCCGATCATGAGCTTTTTCCCGCGGGCCAGTTCCATCAGATCGACCGGCACCCGGGAGTTATGCCGTTCCAACGACAGGATGTCGATACTCGACCGCTGCAGGATCGGCAGCGTCGCCTCGTACTGACGCCACTCCGATCCAAGGGTCTTCTTCCAGTTCGTATTGGCCTCGATGCCGTATCCGTAACAGATGTGGACGGCTCGCTCGCACGAGAGACACTCGGCGGCGCGCTCCAGTGCCGCGATCCCCCAGTCGTTGGCCTCCTCGTGGAAGACGGTGAATGCGGGTTCGTCGAACTGCACGATGTCGACCCCTGCGGCCGCGAGGTCCTTCGCCTCCTCGTTCAGGATTCCGGCGAATTCCCACGCGAGCTTCTCTCTGCTGCCATAGTGCGCGTCGAAAAGGGTGTCGACCATTGTCATCGGGCCAGGCAGAGCCCACTTGATGGGGCGGTCGGTGTGCTCGCGGAGGAACCGGGCATCATCGACGAACACCGGCGCAGCGCGCGACACGGTTCCGACGACCTGCGGGACCGCTGCGTCGTAGCGATCGCGAATACGCACCACGGTCCGGTTCTCGAAATCCACGCCGAGGAGATTCTCGATGAAGGTGGTGACGAAATGCTGCCGCGTCTGCTCGCCGTCACCCACGATGTCGAGGCCGGCCTCGAGCTGATCGACGAGCGACAGCCGGAGCGCATCGCGCTTGCCGTCGGCGAGCTCTTCACCGGTCAGCTTCCACGGCGACCACAGCGTCTCGGACTGCGCGAGCCACGACGGCTTCGGCAGGCTGCCCGCGGTGGATGTGGGAAGAAGCCTCGTCTGGGATTGTCTTGTCATCGTCTTTCCTCCGGATCGCCGCGATGAGCGGACTGCCGTTCCGACCACCGCTGCAGCCTCTCCCCGTGCGGGTTGATGAGCACGTCGTCAATGAAGCGTCCCTGCTCGAGTGCGAGGCGCGCGCGCTCGTCCCTGTCGTAGGTGATCTGCGTCATCGAGTAGTCGGTGTGCTCGAGCCTGGGACGGTATCGCGAGCCCGCGGCGGCATTGGCGTTGTAGATCTCGGGACGGTAGATCTTCTGGAACGTCTCCATGGTGCTCACCGTCGCGATGAGAGGAAGGATGCCGTAGTCGCTCAGCAGGTCGCCGCGGAAGTAGAACGCGAGCGGGGCCGCACCTCCGGGGGGCATGAAGTAGCGCACACCCAGGCCCATCTTGGCGAAGTAGCGATCGGTGAACGAGTACTCGTCCTGCCGGTACTCCACACCCAGGATGGGGTGGTGGTTATCGGTCCGGTGATAGGTCTTCGTGCTGGATACGCTCAGGCACACGACGGGAGCGGTGTCGAACGCGTGGGCGTAGGCGTCCGACGCCAGGAAAGCGCGGAAGAGGTTACCGTGCACCTGCCCGAAGTCCTCGGGCAGGGACACTTCCGCGGTTTCCCCGCTCACGCGGGGAAGGAGGATGCTGAAGTCGTAGTCGCGGACGTACGACGAGAGGTTGTTCCCCACGACGCCCGGGATCCGCCGGCCGAGCGTGCGGTCGACGATCGTCGTCTGGAGCATTTCGATGAGCGGGAAGGCTGTGGTGTCCGAAGCGGCCTCCCGGGCCGCGTCACCGGCGGCCGCGAGCGAAACGCCCACCGAGATGATCTCCAGTTCGACGGTGTACCGATCGCGGTCGGGATTGTCCCAGTCGGCAAGGTCGTTGAAGCGCGCGTCGATCATCTCGAGGACATTGCGCAGATTCTCCTGACGACGCTCGCCGCGAGCCAGATTGGCGTAGTTGGTCGTCAATCGGGTGCCGCTCGGCGGCACGTAGGTCTCATCGAACCGGGTGCGGTCGATGCGGAATGACAGACCGACGGGACAGTCCTCATCGGACACGGCCGGCTCCGACACCGCAGCAGGTCGGGGAGCGACCGGGGAGACAACACTCATCGAAGATCCATCGTGATCGGGTGGCAATCTGTGGTCCCGACGATGATCCCTTCCCGGCGGGCGTGCAAGTCCCGCGTAACACGAGTACGCACACCGCGGCCGCGCCGGCGAGAAGCGCCAACGACGTCACCATCCGCGGAGAGTCGCGGACGGTGTGGGCCCGACCGCGATCGGCCGGTCGGAGGAGAGGGTCCACTGACTCCACGATCCGACGTAGATGCGCGTGTCGATCCCGGCGCGGGCGAGGGCGAGAGCCGAATGCGCCGACGCGATCCCGGTGCCGCAGTACAGGGTGATCTCGGCGGTCGGATCGATGGATGCTGCGGCGACCGTCGCGCGGATCTGCTCGGCTGTGCGGAGCGTCCCATCAGGTGCGATATGAGAGACGGTGGGGATGTTCACCGCGCCCGGGATATGGCCCGCCTCGTCGATCCGGCTCGACTGCCCTCGGTAATGCTCCGGGGAGCGAACGTCGACGAGATATCCCGTGCCAGGCGCACGAGCGGCATCCTCGATCGTCGCCACCCCGGGGTCAAGATCGGGCAGATCGATGTCGCCCCGGGGCGGCAGGACATCGCCCCGCTCGACCAGAAGGCCGGCGGCCACCCACGCGCGGATGCCTCCGTCGAGGACCCGCACATCCAGCCCTCGGTGGCGCAGGAGCCACCACGCCCGCGCCGCCGACACCGCGTCGTTGTCGTCGTATGCGACGACGAGGTCGCCGTCTCGGATGCCCCAGCGCCGAGCGGAGTTCTGGAGGTCGGCGTGACGCGGCAAGGGGTACCGCCCGATCTCCGGATGGCCGGGGTCGGCCAGTTCTTGCTCCAGGTCGACATAGACGGCGCCGGGGAGATGACCCGAGACGTAGCCGGGTCTTCCCTCCGGAAGGTTCAGACGCCACCGCACGTCCAGCAGCCGCACGCTGCGCCCCGCCTTGAGCTCGGAGACGAGCTCGTGCGGGGTGATCAGTAACGGCATACATCGAGTGTCCGAAGCGCCGCGCACCATGTCGTGGAGTGGTGAAACAGAGCGCAATCCGACGACCCTTGAGGACATAAACCGGTCGCTAATGGGGCCGTTCATTCCTTTCGCGCTTCACTACCCCTGGCTTCACACGCCAGGAGGTAATGATGGTGTCGATTCTCGCCCTCGTCGGCAATCCGCAGGCGCACTCGCGCACGCGCCTGATCGCTGAGGACCTCGCTCGTTCGTTGGCTGACCAGCTCGGGGGTCATGTCGAGGACACGATCGACCTCGCCGACGTCGCGGATGAGCTGTTCCGGTTCCCGTCCGCACGCGTCGATCACCTGCTCGCCAGGGCTGCCGACGCAGATCTCGTGATCGTCGCCAGCCCGACCTACAAGGCGAGCTACACGGGCCTGCTCAAAGCCTTCCTGGATCGGTACCCGGCGAATGGGCTCGCAGATGTCGTCGCGATCCCGCTCATGACAGTAGCCAGCGATGCGCATGCCCTTGCCGTCGAGCACACGCTGCGCCCGCTCCTCGTCGAACTGGGGGCGTCTTTACCCACGCGCGGAATCTCGTTCCCCGTGGCCGAGATCGACACCCGCGTCGCCGTGCACGCGAAGTGGGTCGAGAACGAGCACCGACACCTTTCGCGCGCGATCGGCCGTCACTGATCCAGCGTCGACGTGAGCACGCGCGAGGCCTGACTCCGTGTGACGTCGCGTGACGAGCTGTTTCCTCGCGTGACGCCACGGCCAGGGCCGCAGCGTACGGTCGCACTAGTCTCCCGACATGGTTGCCCGTACGATCCCGCCGCTTCAGATCTGGCACGCGATGCACCTCGCCGTCCTGAACTCCCAGGCCGCGGACGACTCGCCCGCCGACGAGGGAGCGAACGTCGATGCCGGTTGACGGGCTCGGGTTCGCAACCCGGCAGATTCACGCCGGCGCGGAGCCCGACACCTCCCACGGCGCGCGCGCGACACCGATCTACCTGACCGCCGGATTCGTGTTCGACGACTTCGATCAGGCCAACGAACGGTTCGCCCAGGCCGATGACGGCTACAGCTACTCACGGGCGGGCAACCCGACGAGCGCGGCGGTCGAGCGGCGCATCGCCGACCTCGAGGGCGGCGCGGATGCGCTTCTCGTCGGGAGCGGCCAAGCCGCGGTCTCCACCGCGGTGCTCGCCCTCGTCGGCGCGGGCGACCACATCGTGTCGTCGAACAGCATCTACGAAGGGTCGCGCGAGCTCTTTCGCGACAACTTCGCCCGACTGGGGATCACGACCTCTTTCGTCGGTGACGCGAATGACCCGGCTGCGTGGGAGGCGGCCATCCGCCCTGAGACACGAGTGCTGTTCGCGGAGTCGATCCCGAATCCGAAGAACGACATCCTCGACATCCGCGCCGTCGCCACCGTCGCCCAGCGCCACGGCATCCCGTTGATCATCGACAACACCCTCGCCACTCCCTACCTTCTGCGGCCGATCGAGCATGGTGCGGACATCGTGGTGCACTCTGCGAGCAAGTTCCTCGCCGGCCACGGCACGGTTCTCGGAGGGGTCATCGTCGACGCGGGCAGGATCGACTGGGCGCAGACCGACGGCCGCTATCCGCACCTTGCGAATGACCCGGGCCCCGACGGGCGCACGTTCGCGGACCGTTTCGGTCGCGCCGCGTTCTCGGCGTATGCGAGGTCGGTCGTCGCGCTGCGGCAGGGGCCTTCACCGTCGCCCTTCACCGCGTTCCTGCTTCTGCAGGGCATCGAGACGCTGTCGCTGCGCGTGCAGCGGCATTCCGAGTCCGCCAAGCGCATCGCCGAGTGGCTCGAGGAGCACCCCGCTGTGGAGTCCGTCGACTACAGCGGACTCGCATCCAACCCCTACCGGGCCTTGGCCGAGACGTACCTCCCCCGCGGGCAGGGCTCGGTGTTCGCCTTCACCCTGCGGGGCGGAAGGGATGCCGCTAAGACGTTCACGAACTCCGTGCGACTGTTCACTCGGATGACGCACCTCGGCGATGTCCGGTCGCTTGCGCTCCACCCCGCCTCGACGACGCACGTCAACCGCACGGAAGAGGAGCGGATCGCCGCGGGCATTGGGCAGGGACTCCTGCGGGTTTCGATCGGCCTGGAGGACGTCGAAGACCTGATAGCGGATCTGGACCGCGCATTGGCTGCGGTTCAGGCTGCCGATCTCCTCGAGCGCGCGGGGATTGCATGACCAAGCAGCAGCACTTCGGCTGGTTCCTCTCGCGCGGCTTCGGCCCCCACGGATGGGCGCGTCCCTACTACGAGTGGAACTACGACTGGCGCAGACCCCGGCTCTACCAGGAGAGCGCCCGAACGCTCGAGCAG
The Microbacterium sp. SLBN-154 DNA segment above includes these coding regions:
- a CDS encoding methionine synthase, with protein sequence MTRQSQTRLLPTSTAGSLPKPSWLAQSETLWSPWKLTGEELADGKRDALRLSLVDQLEAGLDIVGDGEQTRQHFVTTFIENLLGVDFENRTVVRIRDRYDAAVPQVVGTVSRAAPVFVDDARFLREHTDRPIKWALPGPMTMVDTLFDAHYGSREKLAWEFAGILNEEAKDLAAAGVDIVQFDEPAFTVFHEEANDWGIAALERAAECLSCERAVHICYGYGIEANTNWKKTLGSEWRQYEATLPILQRSSIDILSLERHNSRVPVDLMELARGKKLMIGAIDVATSTIETPDEVAATLRAVLPFVDADKLYPSTNCGMAPLASTVARGKLAALCAGAEIVRSEITDAAGTPFASSGAVRSDE
- a CDS encoding putative oxygenase MesX, coding for MSVVSPVAPRPAAVSEPAVSDEDCPVGLSFRIDRTRFDETYVPPSGTRLTTNYANLARGERRQENLRNVLEMIDARFNDLADWDNPDRDRYTVELEIISVGVSLAAAGDAAREAASDTTAFPLIEMLQTTIVDRTLGRRIPGVVGNNLSSYVRDYDFSILLPRVSGETAEVSLPEDFGQVHGNLFRAFLASDAYAHAFDTAPVVCLSVSSTKTYHRTDNHHPILGVEYRQDEYSFTDRYFAKMGLGVRYFMPPGGAAPLAFYFRGDLLSDYGILPLIATVSTMETFQKIYRPEIYNANAAAGSRYRPRLEHTDYSMTQITYDRDERARLALEQGRFIDDVLINPHGERLQRWSERQSAHRGDPEERR
- a CDS encoding sulfurtransferase; the protein is MPLLITPHELVSELKAGRSVRLLDVRWRLNLPEGRPGYVSGHLPGAVYVDLEQELADPGHPEIGRYPLPRHADLQNSARRWGIRDGDLVVAYDDNDAVSAARAWWLLRHRGLDVRVLDGGIRAWVAAGLLVERGDVLPPRGDIDLPDLDPGVATIEDAARAPGTGYLVDVRSPEHYRGQSSRIDEAGHIPGAVNIPTVSHIAPDGTLRTAEQIRATVAAASIDPTAEITLYCGTGIASAHSALALARAGIDTRIYVGSWSQWTLSSDRPIAVGPTPSATLRGW
- a CDS encoding NADPH-dependent FMN reductase, with protein sequence MVSILALVGNPQAHSRTRLIAEDLARSLADQLGGHVEDTIDLADVADELFRFPSARVDHLLARAADADLVIVASPTYKASYTGLLKAFLDRYPANGLADVVAIPLMTVASDAHALAVEHTLRPLLVELGASLPTRGISFPVAEIDTRVAVHAKWVENEHRHLSRAIGRH
- a CDS encoding O-acetylhomoserine aminocarboxypropyltransferase/cysteine synthase family protein, which produces MPVDGLGFATRQIHAGAEPDTSHGARATPIYLTAGFVFDDFDQANERFAQADDGYSYSRAGNPTSAAVERRIADLEGGADALLVGSGQAAVSTAVLALVGAGDHIVSSNSIYEGSRELFRDNFARLGITTSFVGDANDPAAWEAAIRPETRVLFAESIPNPKNDILDIRAVATVAQRHGIPLIIDNTLATPYLLRPIEHGADIVVHSASKFLAGHGTVLGGVIVDAGRIDWAQTDGRYPHLANDPGPDGRTFADRFGRAAFSAYARSVVALRQGPSPSPFTAFLLLQGIETLSLRVQRHSESAKRIAEWLEEHPAVESVDYSGLASNPYRALAETYLPRGQGSVFAFTLRGGRDAAKTFTNSVRLFTRMTHLGDVRSLALHPASTTHVNRTEEERIAAGIGQGLLRVSIGLEDVEDLIADLDRALAAVQAADLLERAGIA